From Mycolicibacterium nivoides, a single genomic window includes:
- a CDS encoding YibE/F family protein — MAHTHSHSHSLAGPSPLGPLAARIVVGLLIAIGLAVIVGAAVLWPSHQKVDIPLPFQNAAGGAVTTEAGHVVSSTLADCGSPSAGGVLTSAPRPAVPGGGTCVQNLVSIDSGPNKGAKTLLEFTTGPGQPNLAAGDNIRVSRQVDEAGTTSYAFFDYERTWPLIALATVFAVVIVAVARWRGLRAIIGIVVAFAVLMIFLLPALRDGAPAVPVSLVASAAILYAVIYLAHGVSLRTSAALLGTLTSLLLAAILSWAAIELAHLTGLSEDQNNEVAAYMGNVSITGLLLAGFIIGSLGVLNDVTITQASAVFELAEHGGSRRSVFVGAMRVGSDHIASTVYTLVLAYAGSALPLLLLFSVANRSLADVLTGESVAIEIARSAVGGIALALSVPLTTGIAAVLATPTTSVSRRGPSR; from the coding sequence GTGGCGCACACGCATTCCCACTCCCATTCGCTGGCCGGCCCGTCTCCGCTGGGTCCGCTGGCCGCCCGCATCGTCGTCGGCCTGCTGATCGCCATCGGTCTTGCGGTCATCGTCGGCGCCGCCGTGCTGTGGCCCAGCCACCAGAAGGTCGACATCCCGCTGCCGTTCCAGAACGCCGCGGGCGGCGCTGTCACCACCGAGGCCGGGCACGTGGTGTCCAGCACCCTGGCCGACTGCGGCAGCCCGTCCGCCGGGGGCGTGTTGACGTCCGCGCCGAGGCCTGCAGTCCCGGGCGGCGGCACGTGTGTGCAGAACCTGGTGTCCATCGATTCAGGACCGAACAAGGGCGCTAAGACACTGCTGGAGTTCACCACTGGGCCCGGGCAGCCGAATCTTGCAGCCGGAGACAATATCCGGGTGAGCCGCCAGGTCGATGAGGCCGGCACGACGAGCTATGCGTTCTTCGACTACGAGCGCACCTGGCCGTTGATCGCCCTGGCCACGGTGTTCGCCGTGGTGATCGTGGCGGTCGCGCGCTGGCGTGGGCTGCGGGCCATCATCGGCATCGTGGTGGCGTTCGCGGTGCTGATGATCTTCCTGTTACCCGCGCTGCGCGACGGCGCCCCGGCGGTCCCGGTGTCGCTGGTGGCCTCGGCGGCGATTCTGTACGCGGTGATCTATCTGGCCCACGGCGTCAGCCTGCGCACCAGCGCGGCCCTGCTGGGCACCCTCACGTCCTTGTTACTGGCTGCCATATTGTCTTGGGCAGCAATCGAATTGGCCCATTTGACGGGGTTGTCCGAAGACCAGAACAACGAAGTCGCGGCATACATGGGCAACGTGTCGATCACCGGACTGCTGTTGGCCGGGTTCATCATCGGCTCGCTCGGTGTGCTCAACGACGTGACCATCACCCAGGCCTCGGCGGTGTTCGAGCTGGCCGAGCACGGCGGGAGCCGACGCTCGGTTTTCGTCGGCGCTATGCGGGTGGGCAGCGACCACATCGCCAGCACGGTTTACACCCTGGTGCTCGCGTATGCCGGCAGCGCGTTGCCGCTGCTGCTGTTGTTCAGCGTGGCCAACCGGTCGTTGGCCGACGTGCTGACGGGTGAGAGCGTGGCCATCGAAATCGCCCGGTCCGCGGTGGGCGGTATCGCCCTGGCGCTATCGGTCCCGTTGACGACGGGGATCGCCGCGGTATTGGCGACGCCCACGACGAGCGTCAGCCGGCGAGGTCCTTCTCGGTGA
- a CDS encoding nuclear transport factor 2 family protein, producing MTTSEIATVLAWHDALNDNDVDTLIALSSDDIELGDANGAAQGHAALRDWAASAGDTVTPGRMFVHDGVVVVEQTVRAADGTAHPGAAAFRVVHDHVTSVFRHDTLAAALAATELTEKDLAG from the coding sequence ATGACCACATCCGAGATCGCCACGGTTCTGGCCTGGCATGACGCGCTGAACGACAACGACGTCGACACCCTGATCGCTCTGTCCAGCGATGACATCGAGTTGGGCGATGCCAATGGGGCCGCCCAGGGACATGCCGCCCTCCGCGACTGGGCCGCATCCGCCGGCGACACCGTGACACCGGGGCGGATGTTCGTGCACGACGGCGTGGTCGTCGTCGAACAGACCGTGCGGGCCGCGGACGGCACGGCTCACCCCGGCGCTGCCGCATTCCGGGTGGTGCACGACCACGTCACCTCGGTGTTCCGCCACGACACGCTGGCCGCCGCACTGGCCGCGACCGAACTCACCGAGAAGGACCTCGCCGGCTGA
- a CDS encoding maleylpyruvate isomerase family mycothiol-dependent enzyme codes for MDFRAALLDQTRSFGELIASSDPETPVPTCPEWTLKQLFRHVGRGNRWAAQIISERRVSPLDPREVHEGKPPDDPDAAIEWLNAGAIQVLKAVDQVGTDTRVWTFLGPKPGGWWIRRRVHEAAVHHADAALAVGTAFELPADLAADAVSEWLEISTGMANKRHKEPLPLDTSIHLHATDDSLGPTGEWTVEHDEDGLGWSHSHGKGTVALRGPARDLLLAVTRRRSAAELGLEVFGDTATWDAWLERTPF; via the coding sequence GTGGACTTCCGAGCTGCACTGCTCGACCAGACCCGGTCCTTCGGGGAGCTGATCGCCTCCAGCGATCCTGAGACGCCGGTGCCGACGTGCCCGGAGTGGACGCTCAAGCAACTGTTCCGCCACGTCGGGCGCGGAAACCGTTGGGCGGCACAGATTATCTCCGAGCGTCGGGTATCGCCTCTGGACCCGCGTGAGGTCCATGAGGGCAAGCCGCCCGACGATCCCGACGCCGCGATCGAGTGGCTGAATGCGGGCGCGATCCAGGTTCTCAAGGCCGTCGATCAGGTCGGCACCGATACCCGGGTGTGGACGTTCCTTGGCCCCAAACCCGGGGGCTGGTGGATCCGGCGGCGCGTACACGAGGCGGCGGTCCACCACGCCGACGCGGCGCTGGCCGTGGGGACCGCGTTCGAGCTGCCGGCCGACCTGGCCGCCGACGCCGTCAGTGAATGGCTGGAGATCTCCACCGGCATGGCCAACAAGCGGCACAAAGAACCGCTCCCGTTGGACACCAGCATCCACCTGCATGCGACCGACGACAGTCTGGGCCCCACGGGGGAGTGGACGGTGGAGCACGACGAGGACGGGCTCGGGTGGTCCCACAGTCACGGCAAGGGCACCGTCGCACTGCGCGGGCCGGCTCGGGACCTGTTGTTGGCCGTCACGCGGCGGCGCAGTGCAGCCGAACTCGGGCTCGAGGTGTTCGGCGACACCGCGACGTGGGACGCCTGGCTCGAACGCACACCGTTCTGA
- a CDS encoding cytochrome P450 encodes MRERIRWMALHGVVRGISAFGMRHGDPQARLIADPAVRADPAPFADEMRRRGPIVRGRALLMTFDHDVATELLRSDDFRVSRLGGNLPKPLRWVADKTDTGSLHPLLPPSLLAVEPPDHTRYRKLVSSVFTTRAVARLRERVQETANELLDAMDDDGVVDIVDRYCAQLPVAVISDILGVPDADRPQILRFGELGAPSLDIGLTWRQYQEVNSGIKGFESWLTDHLRQLRRNPGEDLLSQIIQASDAGAAGEPLNEAELRALAGLVLAAGFETTVNLLGNGIRMLLDHPEHLTTLAARPELWPNTVEEILRLDSPVLMSARVALRDTEVAGTPVQAGELVIVHLAGANRDPAVFADPHRFDIERDNAGRHLSFSGGRHFCLGAALARAEGQVGLQTFFDRFPDARAAGEGSRRETRILRGWSTLPIALGKARTAVSS; translated from the coding sequence ATGCGGGAACGAATCCGGTGGATGGCCCTGCACGGGGTGGTTCGAGGCATTTCTGCGTTCGGGATGCGTCATGGCGATCCGCAGGCTCGGCTCATCGCCGACCCGGCGGTGCGGGCCGACCCGGCGCCTTTCGCCGACGAAATGCGCCGTCGCGGACCGATTGTGCGCGGCCGCGCCCTCCTGATGACCTTCGACCACGACGTAGCCACCGAGCTGCTGCGCTCCGATGACTTCCGGGTGTCGCGGCTCGGCGGCAACCTGCCCAAGCCGCTGCGCTGGGTGGCCGACAAGACCGACACCGGGTCGTTGCACCCGCTGCTGCCGCCGTCTCTGCTCGCGGTGGAACCTCCCGATCACACCCGCTACCGCAAGCTGGTCTCCTCGGTGTTCACCACTCGCGCGGTCGCCCGGCTGCGCGAACGGGTCCAGGAGACCGCCAACGAACTGCTGGACGCGATGGACGACGACGGTGTGGTCGACATCGTCGACCGGTACTGCGCCCAATTGCCGGTCGCGGTGATCAGCGACATCCTGGGTGTGCCCGACGCAGACCGGCCCCAGATCCTGCGATTCGGCGAGCTCGGCGCGCCGAGCCTGGACATCGGGCTGACCTGGCGGCAGTACCAGGAGGTGAACTCCGGCATCAAAGGATTCGAGTCCTGGCTGACCGACCACCTGCGTCAACTACGGCGCAACCCGGGTGAGGACCTGCTCAGCCAGATCATCCAGGCCTCCGATGCCGGTGCGGCCGGTGAACCGCTCAACGAGGCCGAGTTGCGGGCGCTGGCCGGGCTGGTGCTGGCGGCCGGGTTCGAGACCACGGTCAACCTACTGGGCAACGGCATCCGCATGCTGCTCGACCATCCCGAACATCTCACCACCCTGGCCGCGCGCCCCGAGCTGTGGCCGAACACGGTGGAGGAGATCCTGCGGCTGGACTCCCCGGTGCTGATGAGCGCGCGGGTGGCCCTCCGTGACACCGAAGTGGCCGGAACCCCGGTGCAAGCCGGAGAACTCGTCATCGTGCACCTTGCCGGGGCCAATCGAGACCCCGCGGTGTTCGCCGACCCGCACCGCTTCGACATCGAACGTGACAACGCCGGGCGACACCTCTCATTCTCCGGCGGCCGCCACTTCTGCCTCGGCGCGGCCCTCGCGCGGGCCGAGGGCCAGGTCGGCCTGCAGACGTTCTTCGACCGCTTCCCCGACGCACGGGCGGCGGGCGAAGGAAGTCGTCGCGAGACCCGGATTCTGCGTGGCTGGTCGACTCTGCCGATCGCGCTCGGGAAGGCACGCACAGCGGTAAGTTCGTGA
- a CDS encoding UDP-glucose dehydrogenase family protein produces MRCTVFGTGYLGATHAAGMAELGHEVIGVDIDPGKVAKLAAGDIPFYEPGLRKVLNDNLSAGRLRFTTDYDEAADFADVHFLGVGTPQKKGEYSADLRHVHAVIDTLVPRLRRSAVIVGKSTVPVGTAADLAERARGLAPAGVDVEVAWNPEFLREGYAVHDTLHPDRIVVGVQQDSVRSEFEIRELYAPLIAEGVPFLVTDLQTAELVKVSANAFLATKISFINAISEVCEATGADVTLLADALGYDPRIGRRFLNAGLGFGGGCLPKDIRAFMARAGELGANHALTFLREVDSINMRRRTAMVELTTRACGGSLLGANIAVLGAAFKPESDDVRDSPALNVAGMLQLNGAAVNVYDPKAMDNSQRVFPTLNYSTSVIEACDRADAVLVLTEWAEFVDLDPAELADTVRVKVVVDGRNCLDAQRWREAGWRVYALGRPVATV; encoded by the coding sequence ATGCGATGCACCGTTTTCGGTACCGGCTATCTGGGCGCGACACATGCGGCGGGTATGGCCGAACTCGGCCACGAGGTGATCGGGGTCGACATCGACCCGGGCAAGGTGGCCAAACTCGCCGCCGGTGACATCCCGTTCTACGAGCCCGGCCTGCGCAAGGTGCTGAACGACAACCTGTCTGCCGGGCGCCTGCGGTTCACCACTGACTATGACGAGGCCGCCGATTTCGCCGACGTGCACTTCCTCGGCGTCGGCACCCCGCAGAAGAAGGGCGAGTACAGCGCCGATCTGCGTCATGTGCACGCCGTCATCGACACCCTGGTGCCACGCCTGCGCCGGTCCGCGGTGATCGTCGGCAAGTCCACAGTCCCGGTCGGGACCGCGGCCGACCTGGCCGAGCGGGCCCGAGGGCTGGCACCTGCGGGCGTGGACGTCGAGGTGGCCTGGAATCCGGAGTTCCTCCGCGAGGGGTACGCCGTGCACGACACGCTGCACCCGGATCGCATTGTGGTTGGTGTGCAGCAGGATTCAGTCCGCTCCGAATTCGAGATCCGTGAGCTGTACGCCCCGCTGATTGCCGAGGGTGTGCCGTTCCTGGTCACTGACCTTCAGACCGCCGAGCTGGTCAAGGTGTCGGCGAACGCCTTCCTGGCCACCAAGATCTCATTCATCAACGCGATTTCCGAAGTATGTGAAGCAACGGGCGCGGATGTCACGCTGCTCGCCGATGCGTTGGGTTATGACCCGCGCATCGGGCGCCGATTCCTCAACGCGGGCTTGGGCTTCGGCGGCGGCTGCCTGCCCAAGGACATCCGGGCGTTCATGGCCCGCGCCGGTGAACTGGGCGCCAACCATGCTCTGACCTTCCTGCGTGAGGTCGACAGCATCAACATGCGCCGCCGTACCGCCATGGTGGAACTGACGACGCGGGCCTGCGGCGGATCCCTGCTGGGCGCCAACATTGCCGTCCTCGGCGCGGCCTTCAAGCCCGAATCCGACGATGTCCGCGATTCTCCGGCGCTCAACGTCGCCGGCATGCTGCAGCTCAACGGTGCCGCGGTCAACGTGTACGACCCCAAGGCGATGGACAACTCGCAGCGGGTGTTTCCCACGCTGAACTACTCCACCTCGGTCATCGAAGCCTGCGACCGCGCCGACGCGGTGCTGGTGCTCACCGAGTGGGCCGAGTTCGTCGACCTGGACCCGGCCGAGCTGGCCGATACCGTGCGCGTCAAAGTCGTTGTGGACGGCCGCAATTGCCTGGACGCACAACGGTGGCGGGAAGCCGGATGGCGCGTCTACGCGTTGGGCCGCCCCGTCGCCACTGTTTGA
- a CDS encoding DUF7159 family protein: protein MDIVLGVAMAPTTVRMVLVEGEKADGVTVDHDVFDVTSVDDSATISAADQVVAAILGTQESATTGGHHLKSIGVTWTDHSDAAALRDTLSAHGIDDVMLVSEGHAAAALAQAVGRAVGYDTTALLFIDRDTATLSVVKTDDGSVVKVLGRSLHSADAMAVLTDMAAAVDAAESAPDGMFVLGSGVDVASVKAHLENLVSLPINAPDEPEMALARGAALASANAPAFEATTVGLAYSQDPDGTTAGSAYGLAGLATEMAPVGADSIDGVDLVADEMPLDEERKPFLLVGSALTSVFVVGVVALVISLAVSIRPTVDQRPAP from the coding sequence GTGGACATCGTATTGGGTGTGGCGATGGCACCTACGACAGTCCGCATGGTGCTGGTCGAGGGGGAGAAAGCCGACGGAGTTACCGTCGATCATGACGTCTTCGACGTCACCTCTGTTGATGATTCGGCAACCATCAGTGCGGCCGATCAGGTCGTCGCCGCCATCCTCGGAACCCAGGAAAGCGCCACCACCGGTGGGCACCATCTGAAGTCGATCGGCGTCACCTGGACCGACCATTCGGACGCGGCCGCCCTGCGCGACACGCTGTCCGCGCACGGCATCGACGACGTCATGCTGGTCTCCGAAGGGCACGCCGCCGCAGCGCTGGCCCAGGCGGTCGGTCGCGCGGTCGGTTATGACACCACGGCATTGCTGTTCATCGACCGTGACACCGCGACGCTGTCGGTGGTGAAGACCGACGACGGATCGGTGGTCAAGGTGCTGGGCCGGTCCCTGCACAGCGCCGACGCCATGGCCGTGCTCACCGATATGGCCGCCGCGGTGGACGCCGCCGAATCCGCGCCGGACGGCATGTTCGTCCTCGGCTCCGGAGTGGACGTCGCCTCGGTCAAGGCGCATCTGGAAAACCTGGTGTCGCTACCGATCAATGCCCCGGACGAGCCCGAGATGGCGCTGGCCCGCGGCGCGGCACTCGCGTCGGCCAATGCTCCGGCGTTCGAGGCCACCACGGTCGGCCTGGCTTATTCGCAAGATCCCGACGGCACCACCGCCGGCAGCGCCTACGGGTTGGCCGGTCTGGCCACCGAGATGGCCCCGGTCGGTGCCGATTCGATCGACGGGGTGGACCTCGTCGCCGACGAGATGCCGCTGGACGAGGAACGCAAACCGTTCCTGCTGGTCGGTTCCGCGTTGACCTCGGTGTTCGTGGTTGGCGTTGTGGCCCTGGTTATTTCGCTCGCGGTGAGCATCCGGCCGACGGTCGATCAGCGGCCCGCTCCGG
- a CDS encoding ammonium transporter, with protein sequence MPEIDPAATAWLLASTALVLLMTPGLAIFYGGMVRTTGVLNMIMMSFISIPLVTVAWLLVGYTLAFSDDAGGGLIGGLQHFGMLGITPSTAHGAVPELLFATFQLTFAIITAALVSGAIADRAKFAAWMLFVPLWAVAVYAVVAHWVWGPGGWLAGLGVLDYAGGLVVEIVSGSSALALALVLGPRIGFKQDAMRPHNLPFVLLGVGLLWFGWFGFNAGSALAANGTAAAIFLNTLVAGCLGMLGWLTVEQVRDGKPTTFGAASGVVAGLVAITPSCGTVNTLGAVVVGLAAGVVCSFAIGLKFRFGYDDSLDVVGVHFVGGVVGVLLIGFLATEVMTAGPQGLFYGGGLTQLGKQLLAAVVVAAYAFTMSYLLAKAIDRFMGFRLSPEDETTGVDFTQHAESAYAEGVHGHMPPRRPGLFGGTLGQLGQFGDREQRPDPAEEDSAG encoded by the coding sequence GTGCCCGAAATCGATCCGGCCGCCACTGCCTGGCTGCTCGCCAGTACCGCGCTGGTCCTGCTGATGACCCCCGGCCTCGCCATCTTCTACGGCGGCATGGTCCGCACCACCGGCGTGCTCAACATGATCATGATGAGCTTCATCTCGATCCCGCTGGTCACGGTGGCCTGGCTGCTGGTCGGCTACACCCTGGCGTTCTCGGATGACGCCGGCGGCGGTCTGATCGGCGGCCTGCAGCACTTCGGCATGCTCGGCATCACCCCGAGCACCGCCCACGGCGCGGTGCCCGAGCTGTTGTTCGCCACGTTCCAGCTGACCTTCGCGATCATCACTGCCGCTCTGGTCAGCGGGGCCATCGCGGACCGGGCCAAATTCGCCGCCTGGATGCTGTTCGTCCCGCTGTGGGCCGTCGCGGTGTACGCCGTCGTCGCGCACTGGGTCTGGGGTCCGGGCGGCTGGCTGGCCGGCCTCGGCGTGCTCGACTACGCCGGCGGCCTCGTCGTCGAGATCGTCTCCGGCTCCTCGGCCCTGGCGCTGGCGCTGGTGCTGGGCCCCCGCATCGGCTTCAAGCAGGACGCGATGCGCCCGCACAACCTGCCCTTCGTGCTGCTCGGCGTCGGCCTGCTGTGGTTCGGCTGGTTCGGCTTCAACGCGGGCTCGGCGCTCGCGGCCAACGGCACCGCCGCGGCGATCTTCCTGAACACCCTGGTCGCGGGCTGCCTCGGCATGCTGGGCTGGCTCACGGTCGAGCAGGTCCGCGACGGCAAGCCCACCACCTTCGGCGCCGCCTCGGGCGTGGTGGCCGGCCTGGTGGCGATCACCCCGTCGTGCGGCACCGTCAACACCCTCGGCGCGGTCGTGGTCGGCCTGGCCGCCGGCGTTGTGTGTTCCTTTGCGATCGGCCTGAAGTTCCGGTTCGGATACGACGACTCGCTCGATGTGGTCGGCGTGCACTTCGTCGGCGGTGTGGTCGGTGTGCTGCTGATCGGATTCCTGGCCACCGAGGTGATGACCGCGGGTCCGCAGGGCCTCTTCTACGGCGGCGGGCTGACCCAGCTCGGCAAGCAGCTGCTGGCCGCCGTCGTGGTGGCCGCCTACGCCTTCACGATGTCCTACCTGTTGGCCAAAGCCATCGACCGGTTCATGGGATTCCGGCTCAGCCCCGAGGACGAGACCACCGGCGTCGACTTCACCCAGCACGCAGAGTCCGCGTACGCCGAAGGTGTGCACGGGCATATGCCTCCGCGCCGACCCGGATTGTTCGGCGGCACGCTGGGGCAGTTGGGCCAGTTCGGAGACCGTGAACAGCGCCCGGATCCGGCCGAGGAGGACAGCGCGGGATGA
- the dcd gene encoding dCTP deaminase: protein MLLSDRDIRAEIAAKRLAIEPFDDALVQPSSVDVRLDTLFRVFNNTRYTHIDPAKQQDELTSLVEPAEGEPFVLHPGEFVLGSTLEVCTLPDDLAGRLEGKSSLGRLGLLTHSTAGFIDPGFSGHITLELSNVANLPITLWPGMKIGQLCLLRLTSPAEHPYGSDKVGSKYQGQRGPTPSRSHLNFIKS from the coding sequence GTGCTGCTCTCCGATCGAGACATCCGGGCCGAGATCGCTGCGAAACGCCTGGCCATCGAGCCCTTCGACGATGCCCTGGTGCAGCCGTCGAGCGTCGACGTTCGCCTGGACACCCTGTTCCGGGTCTTCAACAACACCCGCTACACCCACATCGACCCGGCCAAACAGCAGGACGAGCTGACCAGCCTGGTCGAACCCGCGGAGGGTGAGCCGTTCGTGCTGCACCCGGGCGAGTTCGTGCTCGGCTCGACGCTCGAGGTGTGCACGCTGCCCGACGACCTGGCCGGGCGCCTTGAAGGCAAGTCCTCCTTGGGCCGTCTCGGATTGTTGACGCACTCGACGGCCGGGTTCATCGACCCGGGCTTCTCCGGGCACATCACCCTGGAGCTCTCCAACGTCGCCAACCTGCCCATCACGCTGTGGCCGGGCATGAAGATCGGTCAGCTGTGCCTGCTGCGGCTGACCAGCCCGGCCGAGCACCCGTACGGCAGCGACAAGGTCGGCTCGAAGTACCAGGGCCAGCGCGGTCCGACACCTTCGCGCTCGCATTTGAACTTCATCAAGTCGTAG
- a CDS encoding DUF7159 family protein, whose translation MDVVIGIAMTSHDARLLLIEGTHGDGSVIDHDSLDPDNRVSVERSDFREHIVNAVIDTRAAAPANGYTVARIALTWTDAVAGEARQLLDALKEQGITNVEVASSADALEAAAEYTAHIADCDSIALCVVEPEVTMLAAIGAEGEDGTRRLRSRRLDGPDAATAVLALRGLCDSFPESIAEVAIAGSAPEAESLVEEVNSVMARSVVLGDDAALLLARGALLASADRRDETAPAVKRDPLTHTLAMVVATAVLIVAGSVFLALTMRGGTGNSPPQASTPVEHAAPVSPPEPPIHTVVRKVVPLVGRAAGKSLAPDADTALPPLPQVVRR comes from the coding sequence ATGGATGTTGTCATCGGTATCGCCATGACCTCGCACGACGCCCGGCTTCTCCTGATCGAGGGCACCCACGGCGACGGCTCGGTGATCGACCACGATTCGCTCGACCCGGACAACCGCGTCAGCGTCGAGCGCTCCGACTTCCGCGAGCACATCGTCAACGCGGTGATCGACACCCGCGCCGCCGCCCCAGCCAACGGGTACACCGTCGCCCGCATCGCCTTGACCTGGACCGACGCGGTGGCCGGCGAGGCCAGACAGCTCCTGGACGCTCTCAAAGAGCAGGGCATCACCAACGTCGAGGTGGCCTCCAGCGCTGATGCGCTCGAAGCGGCCGCCGAGTACACCGCCCACATCGCGGACTGCGACTCGATCGCGCTGTGCGTGGTGGAACCGGAGGTCACGATGCTGGCCGCGATCGGTGCTGAGGGCGAGGACGGCACCCGCCGGTTGCGTAGCCGCCGTCTCGACGGACCCGACGCGGCCACCGCGGTGTTGGCCCTGCGCGGCCTGTGCGACAGCTTCCCCGAATCGATCGCCGAGGTCGCGATCGCGGGATCGGCTCCGGAAGCGGAAAGCCTTGTCGAGGAGGTTAATTCGGTGATGGCGCGGTCCGTGGTGCTCGGCGATGATGCCGCCCTGCTGCTTGCCCGCGGTGCGCTGCTCGCCAGCGCCGACCGTCGCGACGAGACCGCGCCGGCAGTCAAGCGTGACCCTCTGACGCACACCTTGGCGATGGTCGTGGCGACAGCGGTGCTGATCGTGGCGGGTTCGGTGTTCCTGGCGCTGACAATGCGCGGGGGAACTGGCAACTCGCCGCCGCAGGCGTCGACCCCGGTGGAACATGCCGCGCCGGTCTCACCGCCCGAGCCGCCGATCCACACCGTCGTGCGCAAGGTGGTGCCACTGGTTGGGAGGGCGGCCGGGAAATCCTTGGCGCCCGACGCCGACACCGCCTTGCCGCCGTTGCCGCAGGTGGTCCGTCGCTAA
- a CDS encoding TIGR03857 family LLM class F420-dependent oxidoreductase, translating to MTTAPQVTESSSSESQLDQLNELGYYAVTRHPADVRVVLPEARTADALGLGSCHIGERFTVKDPAVLSGAVAGCSTTLGIAPSTNYHTRHPTVTATIGSTMHALTEGRFAMAFGRGMGAYWNAIGLPVVTEARLRDFFGVLRRLWAGEMILNHDGPAGKWPFLRHASGLPDGPPIGLVAVGPKTMELAGEIADFVVLHTFFSDEATTSSVAAVRRGAERAGRDPDSVRIWACLATVCDTLSEEDQLRRGVGRLATYLQAYADVLVSANGWDPAVWERIKQSELFTDAATAGPIDASASFETLQRIAELIPAEWLDSVAKGSPKECAKTIARQYDLGTHSVIMHGASPQELEPVVQAYRANRPTLRRAVAANPGRFA from the coding sequence ATGACCACTGCCCCGCAGGTCACGGAATCATCGAGTAGCGAGAGCCAGCTCGATCAGCTCAACGAGCTCGGCTACTACGCCGTGACCCGGCACCCCGCGGATGTCCGGGTGGTGCTGCCCGAGGCCCGTACGGCCGACGCGCTCGGACTGGGCTCCTGCCACATCGGCGAACGCTTCACCGTGAAAGACCCGGCGGTTCTCTCAGGCGCGGTGGCGGGCTGCAGCACCACCCTGGGTATCGCGCCGTCGACCAACTACCACACGCGGCATCCCACGGTCACCGCGACGATCGGCTCGACGATGCATGCCCTGACCGAGGGCCGCTTCGCCATGGCGTTCGGTCGCGGGATGGGTGCGTACTGGAACGCGATCGGTCTGCCGGTGGTGACAGAGGCCCGGCTGCGCGACTTCTTCGGCGTCCTGCGCCGGCTCTGGGCCGGGGAGATGATCCTCAACCACGATGGCCCGGCCGGGAAGTGGCCGTTCCTGCGCCACGCCAGTGGCCTGCCCGACGGACCGCCTATCGGTTTGGTCGCGGTCGGCCCCAAGACGATGGAACTCGCCGGGGAGATCGCCGATTTCGTTGTGCTCCATACCTTCTTCTCCGACGAGGCGACGACGTCCTCGGTAGCGGCGGTTCGCCGGGGTGCGGAACGAGCGGGCCGGGATCCCGACAGCGTCCGTATCTGGGCGTGTCTGGCGACGGTCTGCGACACGCTGTCGGAGGAGGATCAGTTGCGTCGCGGTGTCGGGCGACTGGCGACCTACCTGCAGGCGTACGCGGACGTGTTGGTGTCGGCCAATGGCTGGGATCCTGCCGTCTGGGAGCGAATCAAGCAGAGCGAACTGTTCACCGATGCGGCCACGGCCGGACCGATCGACGCCAGTGCCTCATTCGAGACGTTGCAGCGCATCGCCGAGTTGATTCCGGCCGAATGGTTGGACTCGGTGGCCAAGGGATCGCCGAAGGAGTGCGCGAAAACCATTGCCCGGCAGTATGACCTGGGTACCCACTCGGTCATCATGCACGGGGCGAGCCCGCAGGAACTCGAACCCGTCGTGCAGGCCTACCGGGCCAACCGGCCCACGCTGAGGCGCGCGGTCGCCGCGAACCCCGGGAGGTTTGCCTGA
- a CDS encoding TetR/AcrR family transcriptional regulator, which yields MPSTVQSAAGTRLNKRGLETRARLLDVAIRCLADSGGEPVSANRVAKDAGVTWGTVQHQFGDLDGLWVAVITEIHSRSWASNADALPARSGTLRERVAAAIDSVWTYLDTTEGRALTALRTSLPPRRSDVSSEYPQTAAAFAARELDWIQGFDYLMDGLDLDPDQLHRVRCLLPAAIRGLSNEREVGFTSDLEIARATLTDAVVALLSQSSA from the coding sequence GTGCCCTCTACGGTCCAGTCGGCCGCAGGCACCCGGCTGAACAAGCGCGGCCTCGAGACCCGGGCACGCCTGCTCGATGTCGCCATCCGCTGTCTGGCCGACAGCGGTGGCGAACCGGTGTCCGCAAATCGCGTCGCTAAAGATGCTGGTGTCACCTGGGGCACCGTGCAGCACCAGTTCGGCGACCTGGACGGTCTGTGGGTCGCGGTGATCACCGAGATCCATTCCCGCAGTTGGGCATCCAATGCCGACGCACTACCGGCCCGCAGCGGAACACTGCGGGAGCGGGTGGCCGCAGCCATCGACTCGGTCTGGACCTACCTGGACACCACCGAGGGGCGGGCGCTCACAGCACTGCGCACCTCGCTGCCGCCGCGCCGTTCCGATGTCAGCTCCGAATACCCGCAGACGGCAGCGGCTTTCGCGGCGCGCGAACTCGATTGGATTCAGGGCTTTGACTATCTGATGGACGGGCTCGACCTCGATCCGGACCAGTTGCACCGGGTGCGGTGCCTGCTTCCCGCCGCGATCCGCGGCCTGAGCAACGAGCGTGAAGTGGGCTTCACCTCGGATCTCGAGATCGCCCGCGCCACGTTGACCGACGCGGTGGTGGCGTTGCTGTCCCAGTCCAGCGCATAG